The genomic DNA GCCCGGAGGGCGTCAGTCTCGGTTACCATGCCGACAGGCGTCTCATCGTCACGAACGATGACGCTACCGACATCGTTGCGGAGCATCCGCCCGGCCGCCGTTCGCAACGATACATTGGCGTGACATGTGACCACACGCTCGGTCATGGCTTCCTTGACGAGCATGTCGGCCGGTGGGGCGGGCCGTAGATAGCTCTACCGCGGCCGTGTTGTATTCACCGTCGACATCCGGCTACCGGTTCACCAGCATCGACCAGCCGAGATGTATCACGAGCGCGGCGGCCAGCCCGCCGGCGATGCCGTAGAGGAGGTTCGGCCCGTCAGTCGCAAACCCGAGCGCGAGCATCACGACACTGCCCGCTTCGAGGCCGCCACCGAGAGTTCCAAGCTGCGTGCTCGCCGGAACCCGCGCTGCGGCCTCGGCAAACGGTATCTGGTCGCCGTCGTCCGACTGCACGGACGAGATGCCGATGAACCACGGTAAAAAGAAAAACGACCCGAGAGCCGAGAGGACGCCGGCGACAGCGCCGTAGGTGATACTCTCAAGGGCGACGTAGCCGACGGCAGTGAACGCAACGAAGTGCATCACCGCGGACCCGCTTGCCAGCATGGTCAGAGAGCGCTCGCTCGCTTGCATTTCTTCGGAGGGCATACACCACCGGATTACGCGCAGTGCACAAAAATCAATATACTTGTTTCCGAGTTCTGTGGCGCGTCGGACCACAGACCACAGAAACATCAAACATCCTCCAGCCCATAGGTATCATTGTAATGGCCGAAAGGGAGCTGGAAGCAGAGCGGGAGCGACCGACCGTCGTTCAGCTTGACGACGACCGGGAGCGGGACCTGCTCGCCGGGGCGGTGACGGAGGCCGAGGGGACGACAGCCGACGAGGACGCGCTTGAGAAGTTCGCCGAGCAGCTTGCCGGCTACCGAAAGAACGCCGAGCGGCAGGAGGCCTGGATACGGACGCTCCGGCTCCCACGCGACGGTAAACCGGACCCCGGGGAAGAAATCGAAATCGAGTTTCTGCTGCCGAGCGGTGACACGTTCACCCGTTCGTTTGTCGTCCCGCCGCAGGTCTGGCCGGCTGACAACGACCTTGTCAGGCTGCTTGATGCTGTCGGCCGAACGCCCGCGACGCTTACCGACCTGCTTGGGGACGCGGTGCCGGTCACCCACGACGGCGACGAGTGGACACTTGATATCGACCCCGAACCGACCGGCGAACGGGCCAACGGCGGCTGGTCAGAACGACAGACCACGACGCTTCTCATCGGTACGCTCGTTCCGCTTGTCGTTGTCGCACAGGTACTCTCGCCGATTGCGATGTTCGTCGGCGGCGCAAGCCTCATCACGCCGCTGCTGTATCTGCTCGGCGGTATGGGGCTTGTCGCGACGCTCGGATACATGGTCACGAGCGTCGTCCAGCGGGCGGATGCCGACCTCACCCACGGGTGACCCGTTCCGAGCTCCCACTCTACGTCGGTCAAACGACAGTCGAACCGACCGATAGGTATACGTACGATTGTCCGAAATTTTCGCACAGACGATGCATCGTGCCGGACACGTCGGGGCGGCACTGCTGACGTACGTCCCGTTTGGATTTGTTCTCTCGGCGGCTGAACCTGCGCTCGCGATTCTCGGCGGCGTCGGTGTCGTGGTTCTCTCCCGGCTTCCGGACATCGACTTCGTTCTCCCCGGCGTTGAACACCGTGGTGCAACCCATACAGTCGGCTTTCTGCTCGTTGTCACGGCGGTGCTCGCCGGGGTCGGCTTCGTAATCTCGGGAACGTTCGGGACCGGAACGACTCCGGGACAAAGTGCCGTCCTCGGCGCACTCATCGGGGCGACGGCTGTCGGCTCGCATCTGCTCGCCGATATGCTGGCACCGCCCGGCCTCCCGTTGCTGTGGCCGGTATCGAGGGCACAGTTTACTGTCAATGTGACACACCCCCGCGACCCACTGGCGAACTACGGCTTGCTGACCTTCGGCGTGGTGTTGACAGTGCTCGTCGGCTACGTCGCGAGCTGAAGAGCGCCATCGGCTGCGGCGGAAGGAATATTGCTGTCGCCTCCGCAATGTCGAGGGTATGACCGACGATGCCATGGGGAACTTCCCCGTCCCTGAGCTGTCCGACCTGCCGGAGGACATCAAAGAGCGAATCGAGTCGGAAACCGAACGCGCCGGGTTCACCCCGAACGTCTTCTCGGCTTTCGCGTACAAACCGAGTCACTTCCGGGCGTTTTTCGAATACCACGACGCAATCGTCGACGAGTCTCCTCTGGAACGGGAAGAAATCGAGATGCTCATCGTGACCGTTTCGGGTGTCAACGACTGTCTTTACTGCGTGGTTGCACACGGAGCGTTGCTCCGGGTGTATGCTGATGCGCCGAAGCTCGCAGAGCAGTTGGCGACGAACCACCGGAGTGCAGACCTTTCAGAGCCGCATCGGGCCATGTTGGATTTCGCGGTCACGCTCACCGAAACGCCGGGAAAGGTCGACGAACGCGACCTCGAACGGCTTCGAGAAGCAGGTTTCTCGACCGAGGAAATCTGGGACATCGGCAGTGTCGTCGCGCTATTCAACCTCTCGAACCGAATGGCGACGCTGGCGGATATCCGACCGAACGAGGAGTTCTACACGCTGGGCCGATAGCCCGCAGTATCGAAGCGCGGGGTTCATAGCCCCCGGGGCGCTAGGTGGCGGCAGATGCGCGTCGAGACGCTGGGCGACGGCGAGCCGGA from Natronomonas pharaonis DSM 2160 includes the following:
- a CDS encoding metal-dependent hydrolase, encoding MHRAGHVGAALLTYVPFGFVLSAAEPALAILGGVGVVVLSRLPDIDFVLPGVEHRGATHTVGFLLVVTAVLAGVGFVISGTFGTGTTPGQSAVLGALIGATAVGSHLLADMLAPPGLPLLWPVSRAQFTVNVTHPRDPLANYGLLTFGVVLTVLVGYVAS
- a CDS encoding peroxidase-related enzyme (This protein belongs to a clade of uncharacterized proteins related to peroxidases such as the alkylhydroperoxidase AhpD.); translation: MTDDAMGNFPVPELSDLPEDIKERIESETERAGFTPNVFSAFAYKPSHFRAFFEYHDAIVDESPLEREEIEMLIVTVSGVNDCLYCVVAHGALLRVYADAPKLAEQLATNHRSADLSEPHRAMLDFAVTLTETPGKVDERDLERLREAGFSTEEIWDIGSVVALFNLSNRMATLADIRPNEEFYTLGR